The sequence CAAGTTGTCTGCGTAGAGGGCCAATTGACTGACCATTATAACCCCGCTAATAAAACTGTCAATCTTAGCCCAGATGTTTATTATGGTAGAAATGCTGCAGCTGCTGCAGTTGCCTCCCATGAATGTGGTCACGCGGTACAGCATGCCACGTCTTACGCTTGGCTCAATTTGCGATCCACTCTAGTCCCTATTCAAAATAGCGCTAGTAAGATTCTGAATATTGTATTGATTGCCTCTTTATTTGGAGGTTTTGCCTTAGGGTTACCTGTCCCATTCATTGGATATATTGTAGTAGGCTCCTATTCTGTGATTACTCTATTTACTATTGTCACCTTACCTGTTGAGTTTGATGCTAGTAATCGAGCACTTGCTTGGGTAAAAAACAGAAACATTGTGACTCCTTCGGAATATGAAATGTCCAAAGATGCCTTAAAATGGGCTGCAATGACTTACGTAGTAGCGGCTTTAGCCTCTATTACCACACTTGCATACTATATTATGGTGTTTTTTGGAAATAGAGATTGATCCAGATCAAATAAGAATTTCGAAGAGGGGCAAGCTTTTGTCCCTCTTCTTTTTTTGCTATATCTTCCAAAATAAGATCATAAACCCAATTATTGAATATGGATTTTCAATTAACAGAAGAACATTTAGCAGTTAGAGAGGCCGCAAAAGAATTTACCCAAACTGAGCTTTTACCTGGAGTCATTGAAAGAGATACCCATGCTATTTTTCCAAAAGAACAGGTCAAAAAGATGGGCGAATTGGGATTTTTGGGAATGATGG comes from Algoriphagus halophilus and encodes:
- a CDS encoding zinc metallopeptidase, with translation MIILIVIVFAIAGFAVSNRLKSKFKKYSQISLEANLSGADIAKLMLADNNIHDVQVVCVEGQLTDHYNPANKTVNLSPDVYYGRNAAAAAVASHECGHAVQHATSYAWLNLRSTLVPIQNSASKILNIVLIASLFGGFALGLPVPFIGYIVVGSYSVITLFTIVTLPVEFDASNRALAWVKNRNIVTPSEYEMSKDALKWAAMTYVVAALASITTLAYYIMVFFGNRD